Proteins encoded within one genomic window of Alosa alosa isolate M-15738 ecotype Scorff River chromosome 24, AALO_Geno_1.1, whole genome shotgun sequence:
- the LOC125289118 gene encoding uncharacterized protein LOC125289118 isoform X3, whose amino-acid sequence MDMKTPHVTHQQASGLLHNKFVVVLGSSFQRGVYKDLVLLLQKDNYLSLSQLKNKGEEQFEKDELLEGGRKGQLSNGTQYKEVREYTSDHHLVRFYFITRVYSEYVQRILEDFKNGLKPDLVIVNSCVWDVSRYGRQWEPDYLENLNTFFGKLRTILPDEALIIWNLTMPLGKTIIGGFLVPEIAEFGPSLRFDIIEANYCSTTLASVYGLDVLDLHFQFRFSLQHRMKDGVHWNAVAHRRITCLLLAHVANAWGVELPPSQPPKGLNQRFSSEDVATKAMYQQPRKGQRPVTSWRPKEWKVNYPQPATSWKTPHFYGVTRWRLQERWADCYPLPDNPLKVPHCYGGLNRSFSKQDPATKEMYQQPRNGQNSVTRWRLQERRADCYPLLESPTKAVHCYGGEGLNQHFSDQYPATMEMYQQPRNAHNSGNDPRMRITRWRLQEKRGDHYLPHNTLMKNPSCYGEPTGFDRYENRLNYQCTYQEPHFREPHFVTRDFSRGYTAPQLAGQSCTTRTKVTRWSFQERRDDHYLPPVTPTKPSHCCRVRHVSLVSSNWQDPATNDVYQQPRNAQNSVTSLRPQKRRADCYMMSTPHPKAPRCYGGAGVKQSFAEQDLATSVMYQQPRNTQDSVTRWRLQEGRAGCYSLPDSPLNIPHCYGVTRSSLQERRDDLYLSPATPTKPSHSFREPTGFDRCENDQYPYKKPHFREPHFQRDFPRGYTAPQLAGQSYCTTRTKDPGFSIGNHQRHSLNDNYVMRNKYSGRAQYRPY is encoded by the exons ATGGACATGAAGACTCCACATGTGACCCATCAGCAAGCCAGCGGCCTGCTCCACAACAAATTTGTTGTTGTCCTAGGAAGTTCAT TTCAGCGTGGGGTATATAAAGATCTTGTGCTGCTGTTACAGAAAGATAACTACCTGTCCCTGTCTCAACTAAAGAACAAG GGAGAGGAGCAATTTGAAAAGGATGAGCTTCTTGAGGGTGGCAGAAAAGGACAGCTGTCCAATGGAACTCAGTACAAGGAGGTCAGAGAATACACTTCGGACCACCACCTTGTTCGCTTTTATTTTATCACTCGCGTATATTCTGAGTATGTGCAGAGAATTTTGGAAGACTTCAAAAACGGTCTCAAACCAGACTTGGTCATCGTCAACTCTTGCGTGTGGGACGTCTCCAG ATATGGGCGACAGTGGGAGCCAGACTACTTGGAAAATCTAAACACGTTTTTCGGAAAGCTGAGAACCATCCTCCCAGATGAGGCTTTGATCATCTGGAACTTGACCATGCCTCTGGGCAAAACCATTATTGGTGGCTTTCTGGTACCAGAG ATTGCAGAGTTTGGCCCATCGCTGCGTTTTGATATCATCGAGGCCAACTACTGCAGCACCACGCTGGCCAGCGTGTACGGCCTGGACGTGCTGGACCTACACTTCCAGTTCCGCTTCAGCCTGCAGCACCGCATGAAGGACGGGGTGCACTGGAATGCCGTGGCCCATCGCCGCATCACCTGCCTGCTGCTGGCGCACGTTGCCAACGCCTGGGGTGTCGAGCTGCCACCATCACAGCCCCCAAAAG GTCTGAATCAGAGATTTAGCAGCGAAGATGTAGCCACCAAGGCAATGTACCAACAGCCAAGGAAAGGCCAAAGACCAG TCACTAGTTGGAGACCTAAGGAATGGAAGGTCAACTACCCACAGCCTGCCACTTCCTGGAAGACTCCACACTTCTATGGAG TCACTAGGTGGAGACTCCAGGAGAGGTGGGCTGACTGCTACCCACTGCCTGACAACCCCTTGAAGGTTCCGCACTGCTATGGAG GTCTAAATCGGAGCTTTAGCAAGCAAGATCCGGCCACCAAGGAGATGTACCAGCAACCAAGGAACGGCCAGAATTCAG TCACTAGGTGGAGACTTCAGGAGAGAAGGGCTGACTGCTACCCACTGCTTGAAAGCCCCACGAAGGCTGTACACTGCTATGGAGGTGAAG GTCTGAATCAGCACTTTAGCGACCAATATCCAGCCACCATGGAGATGTACCAGCAACCAAGAAATGCTCACAATTCAGGGAACGACCCAAGAATGAGAA TCACTAGATGGAGATTACAGGAAAAGAGGGGTGACCACTACCTTCCGCATAACACCCTCATGAAGAATCCATCCTGCTATGGAG AACCAACTGGATTTGACAGGTACGAGAATCGCCTCAATTACCAGTGTACATACCAGGAGCCACATTTCAGGGAGCCACATTTTGTGACAAGAG ATTTCTCCAGAGGCTACACTGCACCTCAGCTGGCTGGACAGTCTTGTACAACCAGGACCAAAG TCACCAGGTGGAGCTTCCAGGAAAGGAGGGATGACCACTATCTGCCACCTGTCACCCCAACAAAGCCTTCACACTGTTGTCGAG TGAGACATGTCTCTCTTGTGAGTTCGAATTGGCAAGATCCAGCCACCAATGATGTGTACCAGCAACCAAGGAATGCCCAAAATTCAG TCACTAGTTTGAGACCCCAGAAAAGGAGGGCGGACTGCTACATGATGTCTACCCCCCACCCGAAGGCTCCACGCTGCTATGGAGGTGCAG GTGTGAAGCAGAGTTTTGCCGAACAAGATCTGGCTACCAGTGTGATGTACCAGCAACCAAGGAATACTCAGGATTCAG TCACTAGATGGAGACTCCAGGAAGGGAGGGCTGGCTGCTACTCACTGCCTGACAGCCCCTTGAATATTCCGCATTGCTATGGAG TCACTAGAAGCAGCCTTCAGGAAAGGAGGGATGACCTCTACCTGTCGCCTGCCACCCCAACAAAGCCTTCACACAGCTTTAGAG AACCAACTGGATTTGACAGGTGCGAGAATGACCAGTATCCATACAAGAAGCCACATTTCAGGGAGCCACATTTTCAAAGAG ATTTCCCCAGAGGCTACACTGCACCTCAGCTGGCTGGACAGTCTTATTGTACGACCAGGACCAAAG ACCCAGGCTTCTCTATTGGCAACCATCAACGCCACTCTCTAA ATGACAACTATGTGATGCGAAACAAATACTCCGGCCGTGCCCAGTACAGGCCGTACTGA